A stretch of DNA from Cumulibacter manganitolerans:
GGCCGCCTTGCTCGAGCAGGCGGTCAGGGCGAGGCCGGTGAGCACCAGCGCGGCGGTGGCGATGGAGGGTCGACAATTCATGGGGTCTCCTGTGGTGAACGGTGGTGCGGGGGAAGGGGAGTGGTCGGGAGGTACTGCGGGGGCACGCCGTCGCGGGCCCACTCGCGCAGGGTGGCGGCTCGGATCTTGGCTCCGTTGGTGCCCGCCGTCACCGGCATCTCGGTGATGACGTGGATCTGTGCAGGCACCTTGAAGCGGGCGAGGCGCTCGGCGCAGTGCGCGAAGAGGTCGGCGTCGCCGGCGCGGGCGCCGGGCCGGAGGGTCACGAACCCCACGGCCACGGTCTCGTTACCGCGCCGTGCGCCGACGACCTTGGCCACCTGGACGTCGGGGTGCTCGCCGAGCCGGGCCGCGATCTCGTCCGGCTCGACCAGGAACCCCTTGAGCCGCAGCGCATCGGAGGCGCGGCAGACGTACTCGAAGCTGCGCTCGTCGGTGAGCCGTCCGAGGTCGCCGGTGCGGAACCAGCCGTCCGCGGAGACGTTCTGCGCGAGCAGCTCCGGCTGGCCGAGGTAGGCGTCGACGACGTTCGGCCCGCGCAGCTCGATCTCGCCCTGGACGCCGGCCGCGACCGGCTTCCCGTCGTCGGTGACGCGCACCTGCATGCCGGCGTTGACGAGGTGGCCGCCGCCGCTCCACCGCTGCGGCTCGGGGTCGTCGACGGACCAGAAGGTGGTGAGCGCGAACACCTCCGACGAGCCGTAGACGCCGACCGTCTCGGTGCCGAACTCGGCCTTGGCCCACCGGGCCAGCGCGTGCGACTCGCCGTTGAAGTCGGCGATCCCGATCCAGCGCAGGCTGCTCAGGTCGCGATGCCGGGCCTGCCACGCCAGATGGATGCGCCCGAGCATGTCGTCGCCGAAGGCGACGTGCGTGCCGCCGTAGGCGGCGATGTCGTCGAGCAGCGCCTCGGGATCGAACGAGGGGTGCAGCAGCACGGCACCGCCGGCGTGGATCCCCGCCATGATCGCGGAGTAGCCGAAGGTACCGCTGTACGGCAGCGGTGCGACGACGACGTCCGACGGGCGCAGCGCGAGGGCGGCGGCGACCTCTCGGGCGTGCTCGGCCACCGCGGCGTCGCGGTGCGCCGCGAGCTTCGGCAGGCCGGTGGAGCCCGACGTGGTGAACGCGACCGCCAGCTCGTCGGGGTCGCTGCCGTCGGGGAGCGGCAGGTCGGGTCGCGGCGCCGGCGCCGCCAGCGCGCCGGCCCCGGCGTCATACGTCTCGATGCGGTCCGGCAGGGCGGTACCCGGCGGGGCGACCGGCACGACGAGCGGCGCGGTGCTGCCGGGGTGCGTGGTCAGCGCCTCGCGCAGCCGGCCGACGAGGTCGAGCCCGACGAATCCGGCGGCCAGCACCACGACCTTCGGCCTGCCGAGCTCGAGCACGTGCCCCACCTCGGTGACGTTGTACCGGGTGTTGATGCCGACGGCGTGCGCGCCGACCGCCCGCGCGGCGTACTGCCAGGCGATGGCGTCGGCCCAGGTGGGCAGCCAGACCCCCACGCAGTCGCCGGGCCCGACGCCGCAGCCCCGCAGCAGCCCGGCCTGGGCGGCGACCAGCGCGCCGAGCTCGCCGCGGGTCCAGCGGCGGTGCCCGGTCGCGGTCGGCTCGATCAGGGCGACGGCGCCGGCATCGTCCCGGATCAGGAGGGTCAGGTCAGCGAGCATGCTCATCGTCACCACCTCCCAGCCACGGCTCGATCCAGGCGTGCAGCCGGTCGGCGAAGTCCGGCAGCTCCTGCGGCGGGTAGTGCCCGATGCCCTCCAGCACAACCGATCGGCCGTTCGGGATGGCGTCCGCCGAGCGGCGCATCGCCTCCAGGTCCAGCCACAGGTCGTCCGCGCCGCCGACGAGCAGCACCGGGCAGCGGATGTCGGCGAGCCGGCCGGTGAGGTCGTGGCTGGTCCATCCGAGGAGGTCGCTGTTGCTGATCACCGGGTCCTCGCGGCGGTGCATGGTCGCGATCAGCTCCCGCACCTCCGCCGGCACCGCGTCACCGACGACGGCGCGCGTACCCAGGTGCGTCCGGTCGGTCCGGCTCGGCGCCGCGACGTCCTCGAGCTCGCGCAGCAACGCCTTGCGGTTGGCCCGGCCGGCGTCCGCGGATGCCGCCATGGCCACCGCGCCGGCGAGTCGTGATCCGAGGCGGGTGGCCAGATCCAGCGTCAGCTTGCCGCCGATCGAGCATCCCGCGACGACCAGGGGCGCGTCAGCCGGGTCGAGGGCGTCGATCACCTGCACCAGCCACGCCGCGAAGTCGCCGAGGTCGGTGACCGGCCCGGCCGCGGCGGGCTCGCTGCGACCGTGCCCCGGGTAGTCGGGGGTGATGGTGCGGTAGCCGAGCGCGGTCAGCCGGGGGACGACCCGGCGGTACTGCACACCGCTCTGCCCGGCGGTGTGCAGCAGCAGCACCGTGGCGCGGGCCGGTCCGGCCGGCTCACCGATCTCCGCGTAGCCGAGCGATCCGTTCAGGAAGAGGTAGCTGCCCTGCACCGACCACCGCGGTGCCGGCGGCGGCACGGAGGTCGGCGGCGCGTGCGGTGCGGGCTCCGCGACCCCGGCGACCTGCCGGGCCGCGTCGACGAGGTAGGCCAGCGGCTTCGTCATCCGCAGGTACTCGTAGCCCGACCCGACGACCGAGAACGCCCCGCCCATCGCCTCGTGCATGTAGCGGTTCTCGCCGGCCGCGAGCAGGCGTTCCCACACGGCCGGCGGTACGACGAAGGCGAACGTCTCGTCGCCGTCGATCCGGTCGTCGACGGCGCGCACGGATCCCTTGTGGATCTGGAAAGCGACGCCGGGAGCGGTCCGCTCGCCACGCACGGCGAGCACCCCCTCCCAGGTCTGCGTCGCGGCGGCGAACCGCGGGTCGGCGGTGAGCGCGTCGGCGATCTCGCGCGCCCATCGGGACGTGCCGATCGTCGGGGAGTCAGCCATGTGAATGCCGTTCCTCTCGAAATCTGTCGGTTGGCTCGCATCGTGTTGACGCGCCGGAAACCACCCACCTAGCCTCGGCAGGATGACGACGCCTGACACCGCCTCCGGACCCGCTCTCGAGCACGAGGTGCTGGCGCCGTCGGGCCGGGCCGGCGAGTCGGCGATCCTGTCGGCGGCGTTGCAGGTGCTCGGCGCGCGGGGCTACAACGGGATGTCGATGCGGGACGTCGCGACGACCGCCGGCACGAGCCTGTCGAACCTGTACAACTACTTCCCGTCCAAGGTCGACCTCGTGGCGACCCTGCTGACCATCACCAACAACGATCTGCTGGCGCGCCTGGAAGCCGCGGTCGCGGGCGCGTCGCCGGACGCGACCGGGCGGTTGCGGGCCGCCATCGGCGCCTACGTCGCCTTCAACGTCGAGAAGACCACCGCGAGCCTCGTCGGCATCAGCGAGATCCGTTACATCGCCGGGAACCAGCGCGCGACGGTGGTCGCGGCGCGCGACCGC
This window harbors:
- a CDS encoding AMP-binding protein, producing the protein MSMLADLTLLIRDDAGAVALIEPTATGHRRWTRGELGALVAAQAGLLRGCGVGPGDCVGVWLPTWADAIAWQYAARAVGAHAVGINTRYNVTEVGHVLELGRPKVVVLAAGFVGLDLVGRLREALTTHPGSTAPLVVPVAPPGTALPDRIETYDAGAGALAAPAPRPDLPLPDGSDPDELAVAFTTSGSTGLPKLAAHRDAAVAEHAREVAAALALRPSDVVVAPLPYSGTFGYSAIMAGIHAGGAVLLHPSFDPEALLDDIAAYGGTHVAFGDDMLGRIHLAWQARHRDLSSLRWIGIADFNGESHALARWAKAEFGTETVGVYGSSEVFALTTFWSVDDPEPQRWSGGGHLVNAGMQVRVTDDGKPVAAGVQGEIELRGPNVVDAYLGQPELLAQNVSADGWFRTGDLGRLTDERSFEYVCRASDALRLKGFLVEPDEIAARLGEHPDVQVAKVVGARRGNETVAVGFVTLRPGARAGDADLFAHCAERLARFKVPAQIHVITEMPVTAGTNGAKIRAATLREWARDGVPPQYLPTTPLPPHHRSPQETP
- a CDS encoding alpha/beta fold hydrolase — protein: MADSPTIGTSRWAREIADALTADPRFAAATQTWEGVLAVRGERTAPGVAFQIHKGSVRAVDDRIDGDETFAFVVPPAVWERLLAAGENRYMHEAMGGAFSVVGSGYEYLRMTKPLAYLVDAARQVAGVAEPAPHAPPTSVPPPAPRWSVQGSYLFLNGSLGYAEIGEPAGPARATVLLLHTAGQSGVQYRRVVPRLTALGYRTITPDYPGHGRSEPAAAGPVTDLGDFAAWLVQVIDALDPADAPLVVAGCSIGGKLTLDLATRLGSRLAGAVAMAASADAGRANRKALLRELEDVAAPSRTDRTHLGTRAVVGDAVPAEVRELIATMHRREDPVISNSDLLGWTSHDLTGRLADIRCPVLLVGGADDLWLDLEAMRRSADAIPNGRSVVLEGIGHYPPQELPDFADRLHAWIEPWLGGGDDEHAR
- a CDS encoding TetR/AcrR family transcriptional regulator; its protein translation is MTTPDTASGPALEHEVLAPSGRAGESAILSAALQVLGARGYNGMSMRDVATTAGTSLSNLYNYFPSKVDLVATLLTITNNDLLARLEAAVAGASPDATGRLRAAIGAYVAFNVEKTTASLVGISEIRYIAGNQRATVVAARDRTEQIFKEIIRDGARAGEFGTARADAAARALVTMLSAMSLWYRPEGPLGADELAAQQIDLGMALVEAR